The following are encoded in a window of Solidesulfovibrio magneticus RS-1 genomic DNA:
- a CDS encoding phosphatidylglycerophosphatase A family protein: MFAHNDRLALLVSGLGPLGRMPYAQGTWGSAAAVLIAPLVFFPLPLWARIVLLVAVFVVGAKAADRTEKILGRKDPGHVVIDELVGQWITLLPFAAPGPFELIAGFFLFRAFDILKPPPVRASEHWLPGGYGVMIDDVLAGIYAGLCLVILAWLRGA; encoded by the coding sequence ATGTTTGCACATAACGACCGTTTGGCCCTGCTCGTGTCGGGCCTTGGCCCCCTGGGCCGGATGCCCTATGCCCAGGGCACCTGGGGTTCGGCGGCGGCGGTGCTGATCGCGCCGCTGGTGTTTTTTCCGCTGCCCCTCTGGGCGCGCATCGTGCTCCTCGTGGCGGTCTTTGTCGTCGGAGCCAAGGCGGCCGACCGCACCGAGAAGATTCTTGGCCGCAAGGACCCGGGACATGTGGTCATCGACGAACTGGTCGGCCAGTGGATCACGCTGTTGCCCTTTGCCGCGCCCGGACCCTTTGAACTCATCGCCGGCTTTTTCCTGTTTAGGGCCTTCGACATCTTAAAGCCGCCGCCGGTGCGGGCTTCCGAACATTGGCTGCCGGGCGGCTACGGCGTCATGATCGACGACGTGCTGGCCGGAATCTACGCCGGCCTGTGCTTGGTCATTTTGGCCTGGCTGCGCGGCGCGTAA